A genomic region of Marinihelvus fidelis contains the following coding sequences:
- a CDS encoding phage tail protein: protein MTTKTKDPVHRNPVEPDKRRFTNPLPTGPDLPPWLEISASNVVTASNTSTSLSERTLTVSRVGSVIRDVYGRERVGANIVRAKVSGGNLVLVVVWCTGEVEAIERVILNGATFSGTATHYMGTAAQTGDATVAAVWGQADDLPGICYSVLTIPPGEDLALEAIIQGRKVYDPRTATTIYSENPALHLADFIDRYTDHSPNWDSVETAADRCDDVVYGQPRWAIGLSLEDRRPVSDWIKTLREYAAVFLAPDGGEIRFIPDAPASVDHALTDANVRRGSLRLKKRGLRDVPTQVEVTWTYPGAGDWRESTWWTDDPPAGTPLRVTRLQLPGFKIAGCARRKGREVYNKANLTDLECQFETFDYGLKITVGDVFSLTHPIGLTAKQFRVIEAEAIEKGRWRILGWEYDPAAYSNSTQVEPTFPDSSLPSPGDIPNGPTPTLTETLFVDEGGKTFSRWEVSWTGVDWGWALMYRVRVKTGAQVVLETTVSHQGPVAHLAVTPPIKQDQEYTAEVWVINVLGKQGASAGTATATALGKLLLPTAPTNAQGFEAGQFVNLSWSASIDIDLVGYRIKRIPKADYDGNVAGAWGHANAVLMADRHDALRILLNAQPVGTFVYMVKALDSLGQESDGVTAPYGRADTVINVTADQAGGLVLEEIDADTVVNMRRFEVHGDAVYYVTDTGDAWTDDGPATDAWTDDGAGTETWIENQTAGASSLETDEWDLGVDKDANWAWNAQITTFQGTVTQTTRFAKGADYPTFTDQGGTSFNGEARYMKALMECTGAAGDGMLIRIPVLASLQGNPLVETQTVSVPGAGSQPLAVTWTKDFVTPPKVTLTVIGSTFRQAAADNIDEDGCDLYAWDETATQAAATVEITARGV from the coding sequence GTGACCACGAAGACCAAAGACCCGGTACACCGCAACCCAGTCGAGCCAGACAAGCGCCGGTTCACGAATCCCTTGCCCACCGGCCCGGATCTACCGCCCTGGCTGGAGATCTCCGCCAGCAACGTGGTGACCGCCTCGAACACGTCGACGAGCCTGTCAGAGCGCACGCTGACGGTTTCACGCGTGGGTTCGGTCATTCGGGACGTGTACGGCCGCGAGCGTGTGGGCGCCAACATCGTCCGCGCGAAGGTCAGCGGCGGCAACCTGGTCCTGGTGGTGGTCTGGTGCACCGGCGAGGTGGAGGCCATCGAGCGGGTGATCCTGAACGGCGCCACCTTCAGCGGTACGGCCACCCACTACATGGGCACCGCCGCCCAGACCGGAGACGCCACAGTGGCGGCCGTGTGGGGCCAGGCAGACGACCTGCCGGGGATTTGCTACTCGGTGCTGACCATCCCGCCCGGCGAGGACCTGGCGCTGGAAGCGATCATCCAGGGCCGCAAGGTGTACGACCCGCGCACCGCGACGACCATCTACAGCGAGAACCCGGCCCTGCACCTGGCGGACTTCATCGACCGCTACACCGACCACTCCCCCAACTGGGACAGCGTCGAGACCGCCGCGGATCGCTGCGACGACGTGGTTTATGGCCAGCCCCGCTGGGCCATCGGGCTGTCACTGGAGGACCGGCGCCCGGTCAGCGACTGGATCAAGACGCTGCGCGAGTACGCGGCCGTGTTCCTGGCGCCGGACGGCGGCGAGATCCGGTTCATTCCGGACGCTCCGGCCAGCGTCGACCATGCGCTCACTGACGCCAACGTGCGGCGCGGATCCTTGCGCCTGAAAAAGCGCGGCCTGCGCGACGTGCCCACCCAGGTCGAGGTGACCTGGACTTACCCGGGCGCCGGTGACTGGCGCGAATCCACCTGGTGGACTGACGACCCGCCGGCCGGCACGCCGCTGCGCGTGACGCGCCTGCAGCTACCCGGCTTCAAGATCGCCGGCTGCGCCAGGCGCAAGGGCAGGGAGGTCTACAACAAGGCGAACCTCACCGACCTGGAATGCCAGTTCGAGACGTTCGACTACGGCCTGAAAATCACCGTGGGCGACGTGTTTTCGCTCACGCACCCCATCGGCCTGACGGCCAAGCAGTTTCGCGTCATCGAGGCCGAGGCCATCGAGAAGGGCCGCTGGCGGATCCTCGGCTGGGAATACGACCCGGCGGCCTACTCGAACAGCACCCAGGTGGAGCCGACATTCCCGGACAGCTCGCTGCCGAGCCCCGGCGACATCCCCAACGGCCCCACGCCCACGCTCACCGAGACGCTGTTCGTGGACGAGGGCGGCAAGACGTTCAGCCGCTGGGAGGTGTCCTGGACGGGCGTGGACTGGGGCTGGGCGCTGATGTACCGCGTGCGGGTGAAGACAGGCGCTCAGGTCGTCCTGGAGACGACCGTGAGCCACCAGGGGCCGGTCGCACACCTGGCGGTGACGCCGCCCATCAAGCAGGACCAGGAATACACAGCGGAGGTCTGGGTCATCAACGTGCTGGGCAAACAGGGCGCCTCCGCCGGCACGGCCACGGCCACCGCCCTGGGTAAGCTGCTGCTGCCCACGGCGCCGACCAATGCCCAGGGTTTCGAGGCGGGCCAGTTCGTGAACCTGAGCTGGAGCGCATCCATCGACATCGACCTGGTTGGCTACCGGATCAAGCGGATCCCGAAGGCTGACTATGACGGCAACGTAGCAGGCGCCTGGGGCCACGCCAACGCCGTGCTCATGGCTGACCGCCACGATGCACTGCGGATCCTGCTGAACGCGCAGCCGGTGGGCACGTTCGTCTACATGGTGAAGGCGCTGGACTCGCTGGGCCAGGAGTCGGATGGCGTGACGGCGCCCTACGGCCGCGCCGACACCGTCATCAACGTGACGGCCGACCAGGCGGGTGGCCTGGTGCTGGAGGAGATCGACGCCGACACCGTGGTCAACATGCGCCGCTTCGAGGTCCACGGAGATGCCGTCTACTACGTCACCGACACCGGCGACGCCTGGACGGACGACGGCCCGGCCACGGACGCCTGGACGGACGATGGCGCCGGCACCGAAACGTGGATCGAGAACCAGACGGCGGGCGCGTCCAGCCTGGAAACCGACGAGTGGGACCTGGGCGTCGACAAGGACGCCAACTGGGCCTGGAACGCCCAGATCACGACATTCCAGGGCACGGTCACCCAGACCACGCGGTTCGCGAAAGGCGCGGACTACCCGACATTCACCGACCAGGGCGGCACCAGCTTCAACGGCGAGGCCCGGTACATGAAGGCGCTCATGGAGTGCACCGGCGCCGCCGGCGACGGAATGCTGATCCGGATCCCGGTGCTGGCCAGCCTGCAGGGCAATCCCCTGGTCGAAACCCAGACCGTCAGCGTGCCAGGCGCCGGCAGCCAACCACTGGCCGTCACCTGGACGAAAGACTTCGTCACCCCGCCGAAGGTCACGCTCACCGTGATCGGCAGTACCTTCCGCCAGGCGGCAGCTGACAACATCGACGAGGACGGCTGCGATCTGTACGCCTGGGACGAAACTGCCACCCAGGCCGCCGCAACCGTCGAAATCACCGCACGAGGAGTTTGA
- a CDS encoding DUF1799 domain-containing protein, producing MNDNGAPDDDDDQHFIMDQAEPEPQAPDPCERFEVWPENWPAWVLFCRVSTQWRLRPDGRACGLEYSSIGLVMDSERVHSARRRGELFRDVQQIEVGALNEWAKQARKDGA from the coding sequence ATGAATGACAACGGGGCTCCGGATGACGATGACGACCAGCATTTCATCATGGACCAGGCTGAGCCGGAGCCCCAAGCGCCAGATCCTTGCGAGCGATTCGAGGTCTGGCCTGAGAACTGGCCGGCCTGGGTGCTGTTCTGCCGTGTATCGACTCAATGGCGGCTGCGCCCGGACGGCCGAGCTTGTGGGCTGGAGTACAGCTCGATTGGCCTGGTGATGGACAGCGAGCGAGTCCATAGCGCCAGGCGCCGCGGGGAGCTGTTCCGCGACGTGCAGCAGATCGAAGTAGGCGCCCTGAACGAGTGGGCGAAGCAGGCGAGGAAAGATGGCGCGTAA